From one Chanodichthys erythropterus isolate Z2021 chromosome 3, ASM2448905v1, whole genome shotgun sequence genomic stretch:
- the mrps7 gene encoding small ribosomal subunit protein uS7m, whose product MAASVRYLLKPWTPSLCFVRWSRYNPYYLDPDPSKDAVPESELSPEQKELQELKTVRPIKAALSSDTSSPFNDPLMSKFINMMMEDGNKILARGIMTQTLETIKRRQVEKYHKSPAAKREEVECNPYAIFHQALENCKPIIGLASVQKGGKFYQVPVPLTDNRRRFLAMKWLITECRDNKHRRTHMYEKLSQELLAAFANEGNVVKRKHDLHKMAEANRAYAHYRWW is encoded by the exons ATGGCAGCCTCCGTCAGATATTTACTGAAACCTTGGACACCGAG TCTGTGTTTCGTGAGATGGAGTCGCTATAATCCATATTATCTGGATCCCGATCCCAGTAAAGACGCTGTTCCAGAGTCAGAGCTCAGTCCTGAACAGAAAGAGCTGCAGGAATTGAAAACTGTGAGGCCGATTAAAGCAGCTCTGTCAAGCGACACCAGCTCTCCTTTCAACGACCCTTTGATGAG CAAGTTCATCAACATGATGATGGAAGATGGCAACAAAATCCTTGCTAGAGGAATCATGACACAG ACGCTGGAGACCATAAAGAGGAGACAGGTGGAGAAATACCACAAATCTCCTGCAGCTAAGAGAGAAGAGGTCGAGTGTAATCCGTACGCCATCTTCCATCAGGCTCTAGAGAACTGCAAACCCATCATCGGTCTGGCCAGTGTTCAGAAAGGAGGGAAATTTTACCAG GTGCCTGTCCCTCTCACGGATAATCGGCGGCGTTTTCTGGCCATGAAGTGGTTGATCACAGAATGCAGAGACAATAAGCACCGTCGAACACATATGTACGAGAAACTCTCGCAGGAGCTGCTAGCCGCCTTCGCTAACGAGGGAAATGTAGTGAAACGCAAACACGACCTTCACAAGATGGCCGAAGCCAACAGGGCATATGCACACTACCGCTGGTGGTAG
- the LOC137009495 gene encoding uncharacterized protein, with protein sequence MNRCQEVQFLLRLFIKAAETETQTGEQMLKLLTSVYINSSFPYQWTDRIKQSDFLLDLYSYVKNYETQTGRSFLPALQSVFQSPDVWIIDLSQRKTSIFLEVLKLQTEKKPVELRGCSEEESEVKSFLQCLPYISQLRPSKESLQKLVECVYEAQEEDVTQYFLQKVGGDLTSCSLSWEELHYFLQHKIQQITVNFRKSNIQYNIREILPFLNRIQFKRLSSSFMLSVIREIYESGSGGFVPSLLSSVKNYISLQSRELDSVHCAALRFTLQHCTAVSLNLLWTSIPEEELESIVPLFRHVSSLSVDRRLLLKMLHCCSVSDVQQEAAAVLLSVLQHKLDFSCRSALDLTTNTDSETLHLTTEDCRVMSTVIQRAHTHTQLILQDCEINTAGMDQLFPVLHSVKLCCDKSLLLRFLAHVRPEEAASLSGALGDEVDLSQTHLEPQVCRGLELILEYSEGLTELDLSQCRLTDHSLDLLLPNLHKAQNIDFSGNSITDIGAQRIYSIVSHNSNIKTVRLFNNRIEFRQLFLTDPRFEIW encoded by the exons ATGAATAGATGTCAAGAAGTGCAGTTTCTTCTGAGACTCTTCATTAAAGCAGCAGAGACTGAGACACAGACAGGAGAGCAGATGCTGAAACTGTTAACATCAGTCTACATCAACAGCTCTTTTCCTTATCAGTGGACTGACAGAATTAAACAGAGTGATTTCCTGCTGGATCTTTACTCATATGTGAAGAACTATGAGACTCAAACAGGCAGGAGTTTCCTTCCAGCATTACAGTCAGTTTTCCAGTCACCTGATGTCTGGATCATAGATCTCTCACAGAGAAAGACCTCCATCTTCCTGGAAGTGCTAAAACTCCAAACAGAGAAGAAACCAGTAGAGCTGAGAGGATGTTCAGAGGAAGAGAGTGAAGTGAAGAGTTTCCTTCAGTGTCTGCCCTACATCTCACAGCTGAG accaTCTAAAGAGAGTCTCCAGAAGCTGGTTGAATGTGTCTATGAGGCTCAGGAAGAGGATGTGACTCAGTACTTCCTGCAGAAAGTGGGCGGAgatctgacttcctgttcctTGAGCTGGGAAGAGCTTCACTATTTCCTGCAGCACAAAATTCAACAAATCACTGTGAACTTCAGAAAGAGCAACATTCAATACAACATCAGAGAAATTCTGCCTTTTCTGAACAGGATTCAGTTTAAACG GTTGAGCTCCAGCTTCATGCTGTCTGTCATCAGAGAGATCTATGAGAGCGGCTCTGGTGGATTTGTGCCCAGTCTGTTGAGTTCAGTGAAGAACTACATCAGTCTGCAGAGCAGAGAGCTGGACTCTGTCCACTGCGCCGCCCTGCGCTTCACACTGCAGCACTGCACTGCAGTTTCACTCAACCTGCTGTGGACCTCCATACCAGAGGAAGAGCTGGAGAGCATTGTGCCTCTCTTCAGACATGTCTCCAGCCTCAG TGTTGACAGGCGGCTGTTACTGAAGATGCTTCACTGCTGCAGTGTCTCTGATGTCCAGCAGGAGGCAGCAGCAGTTCTGCTCTCCGTCCTGCAGCACAAGCTGGACTTCTCCTGCCGTTCTGCTCTGGATCTGACCACAAACACAGACTCTGAGACTCTACATCTGACCACTGAGGACTGCCGTGTGATGAGCACAGTCATTCAGagagctcacacacacacacagctgattCTACAGGACTGTGAGATTAACACAGCTGGAATGGACCAGCTGTTCCCAGTGTTACATTCTGTCAAACTCTG CTGTGATAAATCTCTGCTGCTTCGGTTTCTGGCTCATGTGAGGCCTGAGGAAGCTGCGTCTCTTTCTGGAGCTCTGGGTGACGAGGTCGACCTCAGTCAGACTCATCTGGAGCCGCAGGTCTGTAGAGGTCTGGAGCTGATTCTGGAATATTCTGAAGGCCTGACTGAACTGGATCTGAGTCAGTGTCGTCTCACTGATCACAGCCTGGATCTGCTGCTCCCAAACCTCCACAAAGCACAAAACattga TTTTAGTGGCAATAGCATCACTGACATTGGGGCTCAGAGAATCTACAGTATCGTCTCTCACAACAGTAACATAAAGACAGTAAG GCTCTTCAACAACAGAATTGAATTCAGACAGCTCTTCCTCACAGACCCACGATTTGAGATCTGGTGA